A segment of the Rhodothermales bacterium genome:
CCAGTCCTCCGAGCCGTCGGGCGACGTGAAGAACGAGTTATGGCCGGCGGCGTGCGCCCCGGGCGCGGAGGCAAAAACCGGCTCCGGATGTTTCGTCCACGACGCGGGGTCGAGGAGGTCGCTGCCGGCGTCGGCCGAGAGGAGGCCGAGCGTGTAGGCGTCGGTCCAGCATCCGCTGGCCGAATAGACGATGAACACACGATCGCCGCGACGCAGGAACTGCGGCCCTTCATTGACATCCACGTGCGCCGGCCCGTCGCCCGGGTTGGGGATGTCGCCGACCGTCTCCCACGGCAGCGTGGGCGTGGAGATGCGCACACGCGGTCCGGCGAGGGTCCACGGGTCGGCCATCGGAGCGAGATAGAGGTGCTGGACGCCGTTCGTCTCGCCTTCCCAACCCGACCAGGCCAGGTACCGGCGGCCGGCGTGTTCGAACACCGTCCCGTCGATCGCCCAGCGGTCGGCCGGATCGGCGAGCTTCCCCTTCATCGTCCACTCGCCCGTCGTCGGGTCCGGCGACCGGTTCTCGAGCACCCAGAGGCGGTGCGATGCGTTCTGGCCGGCGTCGGCGGCGAAGTAGATGTACCAGGCGCCATCCAGATGGTGCAGCTCGGGCGCCCAGATGCCATGCGAATACGGCCCGGTCTCCGGCGGCGACCAGACGACGACCGGGTCGGCCTGCGCGAGTTCGGACATCTTGCGTGTTTTACGCAGCGTCAGGTTGCGGCCGGTGGTGTGCATGTAGTAGTAAAACCCGTCGCGGTGGATCACCCACGGGTCGGCGCCGGCGGGCAGGAGCGGGTTGACGAACGCCGTGCCGGGATCCGGGCCGGCCGGCCCGCCGCATGCAGCCGCGGTCATCGCCAGGACGAGGGGGAGGATATGCCGCAGCTTCTTCATTCTTCCAGGGGCTTCCATCCACCGAACAGGGCCAGCTCCATCCATTTCCAGAAGCAGTCGACGTGCGCAAAGCCGACGGCTTCGAGCATCTCCAGCTGGGTGCCCAGCGGAGCCAGCTTGTTGGACGGGTCCTCGTCGTCCGGACCGATGCCCAGGTTGTTCAGAAAGATCGCGTGCAGCTCGGGCGTGGCGGAGGCGACGTGTTCGAGGTTGCAGAACACCCCGCCGGGCTCCAGCCGATCGAAGATCTCCCCATAGATCGCCGCCTTCCGTTCATCGGTGCAATGGTGGATGGCGAAGCCCGAGACGATGGCATCGAAGCGGCCGAGGTCGGGGAGCGGCTCGTCGAGGTCGTGGTGGAGCACCTGGACGCCGGCATGCCGCGCGAAGCGCGACCGGGCGGCGTCGAGCATGGTGGGCGAGGCGTCGAGCGCGATGCCCTCTGCATTCGGCCGGTCCATCAGCACGAGATGGAGCAGCCGCCCGTCGCCGGCGCCCAGGTCGAGAATGCGCATGGCCTGGGGCGGCATAAACGACAGCAGCACCGATTCCCCTTCCGTGCGGTGCGGGATGCCGTCGGCACGGGCGAGGTAGCGGAGGGCGTATTCGGCCCGGGCGTATTCCTGGATCATGGCTGCGGGGGGATTTAGGAGGTGACGTTAGCCACGTTAGCGAGGCGATCTATGGATGCAGGATACAAGATGCAGGATGTTTACCGAAAAACCGTGTCTTTGATCGGGGATCCTGCAGCGAGGCGATCTATGGATGCAGGATACAAGATGCAGGATGTTTACCGAAAAACCGTGTCTTTGATCGGGGATCCTGCAGCGAAAGAGAATAGCGCCCGTGCGCGAAGGATCTGTTAGCCGGTCACAGGGGCTTCCCGGTGCGCGATGTTCCTTCGGTCACCGAGGCCACCGTCTTCGCGATCCGCCGCGCGCGCGTCTCCTCGCGCTTCGCCTCGTCGATCCAATCGATGTACTCGCGTTGAAGGCTGGGGCTCAAGGTATCGAATCTGGCACGGGCCGCGGCCGCCGCATCGAGCGCCGCGGCGAGGTCGGCCGGCACGGCCGGCGGCTCCGGCTTCCGCGCCTTCGGCACCTTCACGCCGCGCTCGTTCAAATCGATGGCCTCGCGGACGTACGGGATCAACACGGCGGCGGGCGGCACGTCATCGACGTGCGTCAGCTTGATGAACATCGGCGACGAGCGGGGCGCATCGCCGAAGAGGCCGGCCGGGTCGTTCATGATGGCGGATTTCCAGAATCCATAACCCACATGTTCCTTAAAGGCCGACATGCCGACCACGATGCCCTTGTACCCGAAACTCGGGACGCCCCACTTGAGGCTCTCTTCGAGCACCGGGCTGGCTTCATGAAAGATGGCGCGGAGCCGGCGGAGGATGGGTTGCGCGAAGGGCGCGGCGTGGTCGATGTAGGCGTCGACGTCGGGCGAGGGTTCGGGCATGGGGTTGGCGGCGTGCGGGTTAGCGAGAAGGTATGAGGAGCAGCGTTTCCTGGGGCGGCGTCAGCCAGTCGGCCCCGGTCTCCGTAATCACCACCATTTCCTCTACCGAGATCGTTTTGGTCGTACTGTCCGTCAGCGGCCACGAGAAAAACCCGTCGTACGCGAAGGTCATGCCCGGGCGCAGTTCGGCGCGTTGCCGGCCGGCCGGCGTGCGGCCGGGCTGGCCTCCGCCGAGGCTCGGCCCCATGTCGTGCGCCCAGTAGCCCACCGGATGGCCCGTGCTCCACATGACCGGAAGCGATCCCTCCTCGTCCATCACCCGGCGCTGCGCGGCATCGACCTCGAATCCCATGGCGCCCGGCTTCATCGCCGCGAAGGCGGCGCGGCTCCCGCGTCGCGCGGCCTCCCATCTGGCCACGGCCTCCGGCGGCGCTTCGGTCTCGCCGGGGGCGAGGACGTAGGCGAACCGCTGGATGTCCGTCACCCACATGCCGTGCACCATGATGCCGAAATCCGTCTGGATAAAATCTCCCGGCTGGATGACCCGGTCGGTCGGATGCGAATGGCCGCGATCCATGCCCGAATTGACGGCCGGATTCTGATCGGCGGCCCAGCCGTCGCCGACGCCGTATTCGGCGATGCGCGCCTCAAGCATATCGGCGATATCCCTGTCGGTCGTGACGCCCGGGATGGCCGCCCGGTAGGCATCCTGTTGCCACTGCGCGGTCAGCTCGGCGGCGCGGCGCATGATGGCGATCTCCGCCGGCGTTTTGACCGAGAGCCACTCCACGATCAGCGGCTCGGCGGAGGTCGTCCGGGCCATCCACGCCGGCCCGAGTCCTTCCGCCATGGCCAGATACTGGGTGTGGGACAACCCGTCGGCGATCGGGCTTTCCCCCGTATTGACCGCGATGGCGCGGGATCCATACCGCTCCAGCAGGCGGCGGGTATGATCCCAGATCCCGGAGCCGCGCTCGATGACCAGCACCTCGTCATGCTCCTTCAACTCGGCCAGCGCCGTGGACTCACCCTGCGGGGAGATGGCGATCGGTGCGATGCCGTCGGCCGTCCGGAAAAACAGGAAGCCCGCCTGGCCGCCGGCGTTTTCGCAGCCGACATGGCGCGCCATCGGGTCGTTGTTGTTCTCGCGGCACACCACAATCCAGGCGTCGACGCCGGCGCGATCCATCGCCTCCGGGAGCAGGCGGTGGATCCGGTCGCGGCGGATATCGGGCCAGGGGTCGCCGGCGAAGGGACGCGGAGGCGCGCCGGTCGGAGCGGTACGCTCGGGGGCGGCGCAGCCCGAAAGGAGGAGCAGGAGTGCGCAGAAGCGTACTCCCAACGGGGCCATCTTACGGGCCATCATGCGGGTCACGAGTGAGTGAGCGGGTTAGCGGGCGATTTCCGGAAAGGCGGCCACGCGGAGGGTCGAGGCGCCGTAGGGGATCAGCGTGATCGGCTCGGCGACACCGTTCTCGACGCGCACCGGGCTGGGGGGTGTCCGGCCGGCGGAACCGTTGTATTCGTGCCATCCAGGGATTCGAACACCGTTCGCCTTGATCCGGACGGGCACGGCGTCGGCGGTCCACGGATACGCCGGCATGTCGGTCGTCACCACCTCGAACGAGGCCGCGAGATCGCTCCGGTCGAATACGAGGCCGTAGTTCCAGGCGGCGGTCGGCGTCATCTCCCAACGCGCATGCTCGTCGGCGCCGGGCTTTGGGGCATCGACGAGGCGCTTGTTTTCGTCGACCGGCAGCGCGTACAGCAGCGGGCCGCGCTCGACGGCGACGGAGCGTTCGTACCAGGTGCTCATCCGCACCGCCATCGGCAGTTCGAGCGTCACGGCGTCGCCGTCGCGCCACTCGCGGTCGACCGTCACGATCCGGCCGGGTATCTGCGGCTCCCACTCGGCGCTGTTGATCCGCAGCCGCGCGCCCTCGGCCCAGGCCGGTATCCGGAGATGGAGCGGGAACGTCGTCGGGGCGTCGGTCTCGACCACGAACCGCACCTGCTCCTCGAACGGATAGTTGGTTTCTTCGCGCAGCGTCACCTCCCGCCCGTCGGCGCCGACCCGGGCCGTGACGTGGCTGGGCGCATAGACGAGCGCCGCGAGGCCGCGATCCTGGCTCGCCAGCCAGAGGCTGCGCGTGAACTTGGGCCAGCCCTGGTGATAATTCGTCGTGCAGCACGGGTAGCCCGTGAGGAGCCCGTAGCAGAGGGCGTCCTGGTAGCCGTCGTAGAAGAGCTGGTGATCCCCGAAGCTGACGCGCACCTGGTTGACCTGCTGGAAATACTGCCGGCCGGTGTGGTCGTCGTTCACCTGGGTGGGCAGCGCGTTGTAGGCGATCTTTTCGAGCCGGTCGATGTAGTCGACGTCGCCCGTGATCGCCATCAGCGTTTCGAGGCTGAACATGAGCTCGACCACCGCGCACAGCTCCGTCCCTCGGGTGGGTTCGGTCCCGTGGATGAGTTCGTCGCCCGAGAACATGCCAGAGGCCTGGCCGTGTTTCTCCATCAGGCCGGCGAGTCCGGTTCGAACAGCGTTCAGGTAGCGTATATCGCCCGTCTGGAGGTATTCGATCGCCGGCTGCTTGATGCCCATCGCCACGTTGACGACGTGCGTGTACCAGTAGTCCGTGGATACCTTGCCCTTCTCGAAGTCGCCCGTCCAGTCGTTCGATTGCTCGAAGATCTTCTGGCCCAGCTCCAGCAGGAAGGGCTCGCCGGTGAGGTTGTAGAGCCAGAGGATACTCGCCTGGTTCTCGCCGCCGCGCGCGGTGGCCCAGCCGGTCCAGTGACCGAGCGGTTCGACGTCGAGCCGGGCGAGCTGGTAGCGGAAGTAGTTCGTCATGAACGCCGGGACGCGTTCGTCGCCGGTGGCTTCGTACCATTGCTGGAGCACCTTGAGCATCACCATGCGCGGCCACCAGTCGGCCGCGTTTTTGCGTTGCTGCTGGGCGGTGTTTTCGGTGGATGCTTCCTCGGGGGCCGGCCCGAAGAACCCGTCCTCCCGCTGGCTGGCGAGGGTCCACTCGATGTAGGGGCGGGCCTTTTCGATGAGGTGGACGTCTTCGAGGATATAGGCGAGCGGGACGAGGCCGTCGAGCCAGTACGGGCCGCGCTCCCAGACGTCGCCGTCGCCACCGAGCCAGCCGTTCGTGGCGCCGACGGTCGGGTACCATTCATCGAGCCGGCCCGTCATGCCGTTGGCCTGCCGGCGGAGTTCCTCCAGCAGCCAGCCTTCCGGCTTGACGGCGCCGATGGGGAGGAGTGCATACGGCGTCTCGGCGAGGGGCGCGCGGCTGAAGGTGTGGAGGTCGGGCTCGGCGACCGGCTCGCGGGCAGGCGGCTGGCACGCCAGCGGTACGAGGGCGGCGAAGAGGAGGAATCCGGACAGAATACGGGAGCGATGCATGGCGGCGGCGGGACGTGATGGCGGGGAGGTAGCGTCCCAATATACCAAGCCGGAGCAGGGGTGTCAGCAAAAATCTTGTCGCATCGTGTACGGGAAAGTGGTCCGGGGCGGTTGTACGGCTTTCCCCGTGCTGAAGCACGGCGGAACGTGGTCAGCATGGGGAGAGCCGGCGAAAGGTGATCACTCCGGATTTTCCATGGCGATAAAGAGCAGGTCGCTCAGGAGCAGCGGCGGGGTGGCGGTACCCCGCGCTGAAGCGCGGGGGAATGTGGTCAGCATGGGTAGTTCCGAGATGAACGATCACTCCGGATTTTCCATGGCGATAAAGAGCAGGTTGGTCATGAGCGGCGGCGGGGTGGCGGTACCCCGCGCTGAAGCGCGGGGGAAATCGTTCAGCATCGGCAGTTCCGAGATGGGCGATCACTCCGGATTTTCCATGGCCAAAAAGAGCAGGTCGCTCTGGAGCGGCGGCGGGGTGGAGGTACCCCGCGCTGAAGCGCGGGGGAAATCGTTCTGCATGGGTAGTTCCGACGATGGGCGATCACTCCGGATTTTCCATGGCGAAAAAGAGCAGGTCGCTCATGAGCGGCTGCCGGCCTATCTGCCGGAGTAGCGTGGTGACCTGACCGCGGTGGTAGGTGCCGTGGTTGACCAGATGCTGGAACAGCGTGCCGAGCGGGAGGCTGCCGCCCTTGCCGCTCATGAAGGTATAGGACCGCTCGATCGCCAGATCCGCCTCGCTGAGCGTGGCGATGAAGGCGTTACGGTCGTCCTGCACCTCGCGCTGCTTCTCGAGCAGGAGTTCGCGCGTCGGCTCTTTCATCCAGGCTTCAGGCTGCATGGGGCTATTGCCCTGCCAGCGCCGCAGCCAGATCCACTCGGCGCTGACGATGTGGCCGACGGTGTCGCGAAGGGTCGGGAAGCTGTTGCCCAGCTCGCGGCTCCACTCCTCTTCCGTGAGGGGAGCGACGGATTCGAAGGTGCGGGCGGTGGCCCAGGCGTTGTAGGCGAAGAGGCGGCGGATGTCGTGGAGGGTCATGGGGGGTTGTGGTCAAGGTTCGAGGATCAAGGTTTAAGGAGGATGCAAGATACAGGATGCAGGATTCGCGTATGAATCTCCGATCTGGATTACCTCATCTTTCCAGCATCCAGCATCCCGGATCCTGCATCCCATTATCCCCTTCACAACCCCAGCACGTCAAGCCCCTGCTCGTAGACGATATCCACCGGGATGCCGGCGGCGGCTACGCGGTCGAGGTCGGCCTGGAGTGTCGGGCCGGTGACCTGGTAGCGGTCGACAAACGCCGCGACCGCGTCGTAGTCGCCATCGCCCTGCAGCGTCAGGATGCGCTCGGACAGCGCCTGCGAGGCGGCGTCCAGTTTCTCGGGATCGACGCGGTAGAGCCCGGTCGTTTCGTCGCGCGTGAAGGCACCGCGCTCGGCGAAGAAGTTGAAGCGGACGAGGTTGGCGCGCCCGTGCGCGCTGGCGGCGCCGAAGCGGATCGACCGGAAGATGCTGGCGACGAACGTGACGTAGTGCTCCATCAGGTCGCCGTCGTATTCGCCCTGATCGATGAGCGAGGAAATCATGTAAAGGCCGAGCACGTCGGCCTTGCCCTCCTCGATGGACGAAGCGTGGTCGCGCAGCGCGGTGCGGACGGATCCCTTGCCGGTGACGGTGTTCTTGATGCCCAGGCCGTGGGCGACCTCGTGGAACATCGTGGTGCCGAAAAACGCGTCGAAGGTGACCAGGCTGCGCTGATCCTCGGCGATAAGGACGTCGGCGATGGGCACGAGGATCTTCTCGTATTTGGCGCGCATCGCGTTTTTGAGCTGGAGCCGGCGCGTGCCCTTCTCCAACTGCACCTGCTCGTCGTTCGGCAGGTTGATGGCGATGGTCTTCGAGCCGGCGTTGGCGTCGCCGGCGGTGAAGAGGACGTCGTAGGCGCCGAGGTCGGAGTCGCTGCCCGGCACTTCGGTCTTGTAGGGTTCGGGCACGGGCAGCCCGCGCTGGAGGCCGGGAAGCAGTTCGGCGTAGCGCGTGAGCCGGCGGCTCCATACCTGGTCCTTCAGCAGCACATACAGCTCGTGGGCCGCCTTGTAGCCGTACAGCTGGTCCTCGTAGTTCTCGATGGGCCCGATGACGACGT
Coding sequences within it:
- a CDS encoding glycoside hydrolase family 43 protein — translated: MKKLRHILPLVLAMTAAACGGPAGPDPGTAFVNPLLPAGADPWVIHRDGFYYYMHTTGRNLTLRKTRKMSELAQADPVVVWSPPETGPYSHGIWAPELHHLDGAWYIYFAADAGQNASHRLWVLENRSPDPTTGEWTMKGKLADPADRWAIDGTVFEHAGRRYLAWSGWEGETNGVQHLYLAPMADPWTLAGPRVRISTPTLPWETVGDIPNPGDGPAHVDVNEGPQFLRRGDRVFIVYSASGCWTDAYTLGLLSADAGSDLLDPASWTKHPEPVFASAPGAHAAGHNSFFTSPDGSEDWILYHANPEPGQGCGGRRSPRMQRFDWDADGLPRLGAALTPGDTLAGPSGE
- a CDS encoding class I SAM-dependent methyltransferase, producing the protein MIQEYARAEYALRYLARADGIPHRTEGESVLLSFMPPQAMRILDLGAGDGRLLHLVLMDRPNAEGIALDASPTMLDAARSRFARHAGVQVLHHDLDEPLPDLGRFDAIVSGFAIHHCTDERKAAIYGEIFDRLEPGGVFCNLEHVASATPELHAIFLNNLGIGPDDEDPSNKLAPLGTQLEMLEAVGFAHVDCFWKWMELALFGGWKPLEE
- a CDS encoding YdeI/OmpD-associated family protein, coding for MPEPSPDVDAYIDHAAPFAQPILRRLRAIFHEASPVLEESLKWGVPSFGYKGIVVGMSAFKEHVGYGFWKSAIMNDPAGLFGDAPRSSPMFIKLTHVDDVPPAAVLIPYVREAIDLNERGVKVPKARKPEPPAVPADLAAALDAAAAARARFDTLSPSLQREYIDWIDEAKREETRARRIAKTVASVTEGTSRTGKPL
- a CDS encoding M24 family metallopeptidase; this translates as MMARKMAPLGVRFCALLLLLSGCAAPERTAPTGAPPRPFAGDPWPDIRRDRIHRLLPEAMDRAGVDAWIVVCRENNNDPMARHVGCENAGGQAGFLFFRTADGIAPIAISPQGESTALAELKEHDEVLVIERGSGIWDHTRRLLERYGSRAIAVNTGESPIADGLSHTQYLAMAEGLGPAWMARTTSAEPLIVEWLSVKTPAEIAIMRRAAELTAQWQQDAYRAAIPGVTTDRDIADMLEARIAEYGVGDGWAADQNPAVNSGMDRGHSHPTDRVIQPGDFIQTDFGIMVHGMWVTDIQRFAYVLAPGETEAPPEAVARWEAARRGSRAAFAAMKPGAMGFEVDAAQRRVMDEEGSLPVMWSTGHPVGYWAHDMGPSLGGGQPGRTPAGRQRAELRPGMTFAYDGFFSWPLTDSTTKTISVEEMVVITETGADWLTPPQETLLLIPSR
- a CDS encoding glycoside hydrolase family 127 protein, producing the protein MHRSRILSGFLLFAALVPLACQPPAREPVAEPDLHTFSRAPLAETPYALLPIGAVKPEGWLLEELRRQANGMTGRLDEWYPTVGATNGWLGGDGDVWERGPYWLDGLVPLAYILEDVHLIEKARPYIEWTLASQREDGFFGPAPEEASTENTAQQQRKNAADWWPRMVMLKVLQQWYEATGDERVPAFMTNYFRYQLARLDVEPLGHWTGWATARGGENQASILWLYNLTGEPFLLELGQKIFEQSNDWTGDFEKGKVSTDYWYTHVVNVAMGIKQPAIEYLQTGDIRYLNAVRTGLAGLMEKHGQASGMFSGDELIHGTEPTRGTELCAVVELMFSLETLMAITGDVDYIDRLEKIAYNALPTQVNDDHTGRQYFQQVNQVRVSFGDHQLFYDGYQDALCYGLLTGYPCCTTNYHQGWPKFTRSLWLASQDRGLAALVYAPSHVTARVGADGREVTLREETNYPFEEQVRFVVETDAPTTFPLHLRIPAWAEGARLRINSAEWEPQIPGRIVTVDREWRDGDAVTLELPMAVRMSTWYERSVAVERGPLLYALPVDENKRLVDAPKPGADEHARWEMTPTAAWNYGLVFDRSDLAASFEVVTTDMPAYPWTADAVPVRIKANGVRIPGWHEYNGSAGRTPPSPVRVENGVAEPITLIPYGASTLRVAAFPEIAR
- a CDS encoding DinB family protein, whose protein sequence is MTLHDIRRLFAYNAWATARTFESVAPLTEEEWSRELGNSFPTLRDTVGHIVSAEWIWLRRWQGNSPMQPEAWMKEPTRELLLEKQREVQDDRNAFIATLSEADLAIERSYTFMSGKGGSLPLGTLFQHLVNHGTYHRGQVTTLLRQIGRQPLMSDLLFFAMENPE
- a CDS encoding Zn-dependent hydrolase yields the protein MKPALAFAFLLLVAGCADQPAPVESTESDPLVDTYTPFKLTADLSGLSENQHAVIRLLVETGALVDDIYWQQAYGDRDGLLQGVTDPKVREYLEINFGPWDRLNDNAPFLPGAGAKPAGSNLYPADITKEEFDAAAARNPELKGLYTMVRRDENGDLKAIPYHEFFAEQTRQIADKLREAARRAEDPDFKHYLTLRADALLSDDYRASDMAWMDMKNNDIDVVIGPIENYEDQLYGYKAAHELYVLLKDQVWSRRLTRYAELLPGLQRGLPVPEPYKTEVPGSDSDLGAYDVLFTAGDANAGSKTIAINLPNDEQVQLEKGTRRLQLKNAMRAKYEKILVPIADVLIAEDQRSLVTFDAFFGTTMFHEVAHGLGIKNTVTGKGSVRTALRDHASSIEEGKADVLGLYMISSLIDQGEYDGDLMEHYVTFVASIFRSIRFGAASAHGRANLVRFNFFAERGAFTRDETTGLYRVDPEKLDAASQALSERILTLQGDGDYDAVAAFVDRYQVTGPTLQADLDRVAAAGIPVDIVYEQGLDVLGL